In the genome of Paenibacillus pabuli, the window ATATCGGCTTCAATGGAGCTGAAGAGACTGCCAACCAGCGGGATACTGCGCAAAGAGTCAGCCATAACGGGAGACACAAAGCCGGAGGCAAAGGCGGTCACACCCAACACTCCGGCTGCAATAGTTGCTGCGGCAGTACGACGAAGACCTTGACGAAGACGAGAATTGCGTGAAAATGGTTCTGAATGCATACCGGATGATTCCGGTAGAGATTCCAGTGTGGCATCGATTCGTTTGCGTACTGTTGTTGACATGACGGGTCGCTCCTTCGCTTGTTCTCTTAATTCCTGGTCGATATTAAATAGGGTTGACATTTAGTTTTACCTCCCGAAAGTTCTTGAATTTGTGATACAGCTCCTGTCTTGCCCGGCTTAATCTCATTTTTACCGCACTTTCGGAGATATCGAGTGCATCAGCTACCTGCCGCAGAGAGAGATCCTCAAAATAATGCAACACGATGACGACTCGCTTTTGTTCGTCAAGCCGATCAACGGCTTCTCTCATATCCACCTCATCGTAGGGACTGGTGGTTTCCTGTTTTGCGGGAATCTCCGCATAGGACGTAGAGAGGGAGCGACGGGACAATATGGTATTGCATTCATTAATCAGGATGCGGAACATCCATGTTTTGAAATATTGGGGTTCGCGAATGGTATGCAGCGATTTATAGGCTTTCAAAATTGTTTCCTGAATGGCATCGGCCACGTCTTCCTCTTTCCGAAGCATGGATTTTGCAGTATTGTACAGAGAGTTCTCAAGTTGTCGGATAAGCCTGATAAAGGCGTCCCGATCTCCCTGAATGGCTTGGTTTATGAGATCGGTCCATTCCATCGTTACCAGCTCCTTTCTTGGGTTATGGGAAACAATTTCCCTTTGGTTTTACATGAATTAGACTTTCATCCAGCACATATGGTCACAATTATTTTTTAGGAAGAGAGAAAGGCATCTATATCATGGACGAACTAGACAGTATTACACCATTCAGTTGAGGCGTACAGGCGAGGATTCGTTCCCGAATATTGGAGGATTGACATTCTGGTGAACAGGCCTATAATAAAATATATATTCATAACACGGACTGTTACTGGGGAAACCAGGCATGACCGAATTCGATTATTTAACTGTAATCGCTTTCGGTCTTTTTTTATTTTGTCGGGAGGTGAGAACAATGAAGGTTATTAAGAAAGTCAATAATAATGTGGCCATTGCCATTAATGATCATAATGAAGAAGTATTCGTGGTAGGCAAAGGGGTAGGGTTTCTAAAAACACCATATGAGCTGACGGAGACCGACCTGGTGGAGAAAATATTCGTAGCTCCGAAGAACATCCGGATGTATGATCTGTTAAATAGTATTCCCATTGAGGATATTTATTTGGCTGAGGAAGTGATCAAGCTGGGCAGTCAGATTTTGAATAAAACATTCAACCCGAATCTGCTTCTCACCTTGTCCGATCATATCAGCTTTGCATTGACCCGAACACGGGAAGGCATTAGCATCAAGAATCCACTGGAATGGGAAGTCAGGACATTGTATCCTGATGAGACTCGGGTGGGAGAGGCAGCACTCAAGCTGATCCATGAACAAACCGGTGTAACCTTGCCAGCCGCAGAAACGACACTAATGGCACTTCACTTTGTCAACGCACAGGTCGGTTCGGGTGAAATGACGGATACAACCAAGGTGACGACAGTAACAGGTGAGATCTTATCGGTAATCAAGTATGCGCTCAAAATAGATTTTCAGGAAGATTCCATTCATTTTATGAGGTTTGCGACACATATACGGTACTTCATTATGCGGCAAATGAGCGGCAAATCGCTCAAGGATGAGAACGAGTCCCTGTTCCTGATGGTGAAGGAGAAGTTTCCGAAGGAACTGGCGTGTGTTGAGAAGATTGCAGATTTCCTGAAAAATAATTATGGTTGGACCTGTTCCGATGATGAAAAATTATATCTGATTCTTCATATCCAGCGACTCATATCCAACTAAACAATCGAATATTACACAATGGACTGTTACTGATTCGATCAGGCATGACCAAGCGTAGGGAATGACGATTCCCCGGCTTGGTCATTTTTTATATATAAATCATAATAATTAATCTTTCT includes:
- a CDS encoding RNA polymerase sigma factor; translated protein: MEWTDLINQAIQGDRDAFIRLIRQLENSLYNTAKSMLRKEEDVADAIQETILKAYKSLHTIREPQYFKTWMFRILINECNTILSRRSLSTSYAEIPAKQETTSPYDEVDMREAVDRLDEQKRVVIVLHYFEDLSLRQVADALDISESAVKMRLSRARQELYHKFKNFREVKLNVNPI
- a CDS encoding PRD domain-containing protein, producing the protein MKVIKKVNNNVAIAINDHNEEVFVVGKGVGFLKTPYELTETDLVEKIFVAPKNIRMYDLLNSIPIEDIYLAEEVIKLGSQILNKTFNPNLLLTLSDHISFALTRTREGISIKNPLEWEVRTLYPDETRVGEAALKLIHEQTGVTLPAAETTLMALHFVNAQVGSGEMTDTTKVTTVTGEILSVIKYALKIDFQEDSIHFMRFATHIRYFIMRQMSGKSLKDENESLFLMVKEKFPKELACVEKIADFLKNNYGWTCSDDEKLYLILHIQRLISN